The following are from one region of the Marinomonas sp. CT5 genome:
- a CDS encoding DEAD/DEAH box helicase, whose amino-acid sequence MPQTFQLRDYQTQAVEASLAHFRSSDDPAVIVLPTGAGKSLVIAELSRLAKGRVICLAHVKELVEQNHAKFLATGATAGIFSAGLNQKSSTEKTTFASIQSLSSNLESFVEPASLIIIDECHRVGMEDSGQYNKTIEHFRQLNPNVKILGLTATPYRLGSGWIYQNHYRGYTRTCTNSLFKKCIFELPLQHMVKKGYLTPPIHYDAAIAHYDFSLLTESLDGEQSTDDIALNELIHKHPRVTKAVSEQILQLSQDRQGVMIFAATIDHAKEIVSYLPEDKTALITGQTKQKQRDSLITAFKNKEIKYLVNVSVLTTGFDAPHVDVIAILRPTQSISLFQQIVGRGLRLSPEKKDCLVLDYTNNGYNIFQPEIGEKRPTQDSVAVQIHCPACDFANTFWGRKDSEGNILEHFGRRCHGLVETEYGEEQCSYRFRFKRCPHCNEENDIAARQCQHCAEKLIDPDDLLRSALNLKNNKVLRCSAITPDINLKEKNIKITYHDEDGMTLSETFRFNYKKSRQSFNDLFARRIANGSQAIEFDKLEEVEPFLPYLPAPDFVIAKKQKQHWQVTERLFDYQGPYRKANELG is encoded by the coding sequence ATGCCCCAAACCTTTCAATTACGAGACTACCAAACCCAAGCCGTTGAGGCCTCTTTGGCGCATTTTCGCAGCAGTGATGATCCAGCTGTTATTGTTTTACCCACTGGGGCCGGCAAAAGCCTCGTCATTGCCGAACTCAGCCGACTCGCCAAAGGTCGTGTCATCTGTCTGGCCCATGTCAAAGAATTGGTGGAGCAAAACCACGCTAAGTTTCTAGCCACTGGGGCCACGGCGGGTATTTTTTCTGCGGGGTTAAACCAAAAATCCAGCACCGAAAAAACCACCTTTGCCAGCATTCAATCTCTGTCATCCAATCTAGAAAGCTTTGTTGAACCGGCGAGTTTGATCATCATTGATGAATGCCATCGGGTTGGCATGGAAGACAGTGGGCAATACAACAAAACCATCGAACATTTTAGACAGTTAAACCCTAACGTTAAAATTCTGGGACTGACCGCCACGCCCTATCGCCTAGGCAGCGGCTGGATTTATCAGAATCATTACCGTGGTTACACAAGAACCTGCACAAACTCTCTGTTTAAAAAGTGTATTTTCGAACTACCACTGCAACACATGGTGAAAAAAGGCTACCTGACGCCTCCAATTCATTATGATGCCGCCATTGCGCATTATGATTTCAGCTTATTAACGGAAAGTTTGGATGGTGAACAAAGCACCGACGACATCGCACTGAATGAACTCATTCACAAACACCCACGAGTAACCAAAGCCGTCAGCGAGCAAATACTCCAACTGAGCCAAGACCGCCAAGGGGTGATGATATTTGCCGCCACGATAGACCACGCAAAAGAAATCGTCAGCTACCTTCCTGAGGATAAAACCGCGCTAATAACAGGCCAGACTAAACAAAAACAACGGGATTCATTGATCACTGCCTTTAAAAACAAAGAGATCAAGTACCTAGTCAATGTATCGGTTTTGACAACAGGATTTGATGCACCTCATGTGGATGTGATCGCCATATTGCGACCAACTCAATCCATTAGCTTGTTCCAACAAATTGTTGGTCGAGGCTTACGATTAAGCCCAGAAAAAAAAGACTGTCTAGTCTTAGACTACACCAATAATGGCTACAACATATTCCAGCCTGAGATTGGCGAGAAACGCCCTACGCAAGATTCAGTCGCGGTACAAATTCATTGCCCTGCCTGCGACTTTGCCAATACATTTTGGGGAAGAAAGGATTCGGAAGGTAATATCCTTGAGCATTTTGGCCGACGTTGTCACGGTCTCGTAGAAACCGAATACGGTGAAGAACAATGCTCGTATCGATTTCGCTTTAAACGCTGCCCCCATTGCAATGAAGAAAATGATATTGCAGCACGCCAATGCCAGCACTGCGCTGAGAAACTCATCGACCCTGATGACTTATTAAGAAGCGCACTCAACCTAAAAAACAATAAAGTATTGCGCTGCTCCGCCATAACACCGGACATCAACCTCAAAGAAAAAAACATCAAGATCACTTATCACGATGAAGACGGCATGACGTTATCCGAGACCTTCCGTTTCAACTACAAGAAGTCACGCCAGAGCTTTAACGACTTATTTGCTCGACGAATTGCTAACGGCAGTCAAGCCATTGAGTTTGATAAACTGGAAGAAGTAGAACCCTTTCTGCCCTACTTGCCTGCA
- a CDS encoding 2OG-Fe(II) oxygenase, which yields MLSRWLQYYDRSRNFACLKVNNPSMSTKVLPAKRLYVENSIPAFSREEPFENLLMDLQTKGWSVQDDFFSTDFTQALVDEAESIQNAYMLQAGIGRKQDHQIELDARRDYIQWIDPDKPIRTDFLKMMADLRVALNRRLFLGLFDYEAHFARYEEGAFYEKHIDAFKGQSNRILSTVLYLNEDWQDGDGGELIIYDEHDPSIEVGRFFPKKGRLAVFLSECFYHEVVVAKRTRHSIAGWFRVNNTTGSTLDPDQ from the coding sequence GTGTTGTCTCGTTGGCTACAGTATTATGACCGCTCTCGTAATTTTGCCTGTTTAAAAGTGAATAATCCATCTATGTCTACCAAAGTGTTACCTGCTAAGCGTCTATATGTAGAAAACTCTATCCCTGCTTTTAGTCGAGAGGAGCCATTTGAAAACTTGTTAATGGATCTGCAAACCAAGGGTTGGAGTGTGCAAGATGACTTTTTTTCAACGGATTTCACCCAAGCCTTAGTGGATGAAGCGGAGAGTATTCAAAATGCCTATATGTTGCAGGCTGGTATTGGTCGGAAGCAAGACCACCAAATCGAGTTGGATGCGCGACGGGATTACATTCAGTGGATTGATCCAGACAAACCCATTCGCACCGATTTCTTGAAGATGATGGCGGATTTGCGTGTTGCCCTAAATCGCCGTTTGTTTCTTGGATTGTTTGATTATGAAGCTCACTTTGCTCGTTATGAAGAAGGGGCTTTTTATGAAAAACACATTGATGCTTTTAAAGGTCAGAGTAACCGTATTCTTTCTACCGTTTTGTATTTAAACGAAGATTGGCAAGATGGAGATGGGGGCGAACTCATTATTTATGACGAACATGACCCTTCTATTGAGGTGGGGCGATTCTTCCCTAAGAAGGGGCGTTTGGCCGTGTTTCTGAGTGAATGTTTTTACCATGAAGTGGTCGTAGCCAAGCGCACCCGACACAGTATTGCAGGCTGGTTCCGAGTCAATAACACCACAGGCTCGACCCTTGATCCAGATCAATAA